The DNA segment ACGTGCACGAGGAGACCCTCGATCGCCCGGCACAGAACCTGCCGCCGGCAGACATCGCGACACAGCCCGTATCCACGCTGCTGGCGAAATGGCGTTGACCTGAGCGCCGCCAACCCTGTCGGCACCCGCGTCAGACCGGGTCCGGCGGGGGCAGAGTCACGCATACCGTGTCTGCGACGACTGTCAGCAGCAATGCCTCCAAGGCACCGCCGGCGCAGGGGCCACGCACGCAGTAGCCGTCTTCCGGTCGAAACAACGCACCGTGAATCGCGCACTGAATGAAACTGTTGTCCAGGTCGAGGAACTGGTCGGGTAGCCACTCGAGCGGAGCCCCGGTATGCGGGCAACTGTTGCGATAGGCCGCCAGGACCCCGTCTTTGCGCACCACGAACAACCGCACCGGAGGCGCCTCGTCTACCGGGATCTCGAAGCCGCGACTGCCCGGATCGGGGATCTCGGCGAGTGCGCACAACGCGTGTCGCGCCGGCGCGTCGCTCATCGACCGGCGAGGTTCAACAGTGTCGTGAACAAT comes from the Chromatiaceae bacterium genome and includes:
- a CDS encoding Rieske 2Fe-2S domain-containing protein — protein: MSDAPARHALCALAEIPDPGSRGFEIPVDEAPPVRLFVVRKDGVLAAYRNSCPHTGAPLEWLPDQFLDLDNSFIQCAIHGALFRPEDGYCVRGPCAGGALEALLLTVVADTVCVTLPPPDPV